A genome region from Platichthys flesus chromosome 12, fPlaFle2.1, whole genome shotgun sequence includes the following:
- the plcb1 gene encoding 1-phosphatidylinositol 4,5-bisphosphate phosphodiesterase beta-1 — MASAQPGVHALKLQTSSVSHTLRNGSNFIKWDEDLSTVTPVTLHVDPHGFYLYWTDQTKDTELLDLTLVKDVRTGRSTKAPKEAKLRELLDVGNLVGRLENRMVTVVTASDHINVNQLNFIASQEEEAKVWCEELFSLSSNLLSHNLNRDPSLLKAYVRLTLQPNAEGRIPIKSIVRLFSSDRKKVENALENCRLPCGRGESIKLEDFTFEVYRSFLDSLCPRPELANIFKLQGGDDGSLSVDQMTDFINNKQRDPRLNEILYPPLRPAQTHTVMERYQQDQAQLKQGVISLQAFSSYLSCDDNGVIPPEKLDQSEDMSFPLSHYFINSSHNTYLTAGQLAGSSSVEMYRQVLLAGCRCVELDVWKGRTAEEEPVITHGFTMTSEIPFKEVIEAIAECAFKTSPFPVILSFENHVDSLKQQAKMAEYCRSIFGDALLIDPLDKYPLESGLPLPSPQELMGKILIKNKKSHKPPNNTDTKRLTDQPANQSIEPASPSNNTGEMEAESEEDDDDEDDEGKKGSAEREAVATEEMSTLVNYVQPTKFNSFEASKKAARCYHMSSFVETKALEHLTKSPVEFVEYNKTQLSRIYPKGTRVDSSNFMPQLFWNAGCQLVALNYQTIDLSTQLNLFMFEYNGRSGYRLKPEFMRRPDKHFDPFTENTVDGIVANTLSVKVISGQFLTERRVGVYVEVDMFGLPADTRRKALKTKTSQNNNAINPVWDEEPIVFKKVILPTLASLRIAAFEEGGKFIGHRIIPASAIRPGYRYIGLRNEKNQPLILPAVFVYIEVKDYVPDTFADVIEALSNPIRYVNLLEQRSKQLAALTLEDEEEDTQTEDEADAGAERKNDLKSAPLENGLSPASGPAGHPPAAMTPKASAANQQAAPSDAAKPAAKSEDLVSSVLIDVPVCSVDGLQQSKVYQKEQRRQFKELKELVRRHQKKTSELLREFSNKYKKTARQCSKSRGSDSEKDERLQQLRDEQQQQLLALRQEQYYSQKYLQREHIKTLTERLSSLAEESHNGQMKKLKDICDKEKKELKRQMDRRRTEKINQAKTKEKHLAEEEKMEINKSYVNEVVQNIKRLEETQTKRHDQLVEQHNELLQEIQDLKPKLQGNVEAEFQEKFQRLPGEIRDFLQDRKTEVRGHSKSRPSTPHEALSEED; from the exons GACACGGAGCTTCTGGACCTGACCCTCGTAAAAGATGTCAGAACGGGTCGAAGCACCAAAGCACCCAAG GAGGCCAAGCTGCGGGAGCTGCTGGACGTGGGGAACCTGGTCGGCCGTCTGGAGAACCGAATGGTGACAGTGGTGACGGCTTCAGACCACATCAACGTGAACCAGCTCAACTTCATCGCTTCCCAGGAGGAAGAGGCCAAG GTGTGGTGCGAGGAgctcttttctctgtcttccAATCTGCTCAGCCACAATCTGAATAGAGACCCCAGTCTGCTGAAAGC GTACGTCAGGTTAACTCTACAGCCCAACGCAGAGGGGAGAATTCCCATCAAGAG CATCGTGCGACTGTTTTCatcagacagaaagaaagtggAGAACGCCTTGGAGAACTGCCGACTGCCCTGCGGACGG GGGGAAAGCATCAAACTGGAGGACTTCACTTTTGAGGTCTACAGGAGTTTTCTGGACAGTTTGTGTCCTCGTCCTGAACTCGCCAACATCTTCAAACTGCA ggggggggatGACGGCAGCCTGTCAGTCGATCAGATGACAGACTTCATCAACAACAAGCAAAGAGACCCGAGGCTGAACGAGATCCTCTACCCCCCGCTGCGTCctgcgcagacacacactgtgatggAGAGGTACCAACAGGACCAGGCTCAGCTGAAACAAG GTGTGATTTCTCTGCAGGCCTTCTCCAGTTATCTGTCCTGCGATGACAACGGAGTCATTCCACCAGAGAAGCTGGATCAGTCTGAAGACATGAGCTTCCCCCTGTCGCACTACTTCATCAACTCATCACACAACACATACCTGACAG CTGGCCAGCTGGCGGGCAGCTCCTCGGTGGAGATGTACAGGCAGGTCCTCCTGGCCGGCTGCCGCTGCGTGGAGCTGGACGTGTGGAAGGGACGCACCGCTGAGGAGGAGCCGGTCATCACACACGGGTTCACCATGACCTCAGAGATCCCGTTCAAG GAGGTGATTGAAGCCATCGCAGAGTGTGCCTTCAAGACGTCTCCCTTCCCCGTCATCCTGTCCTTTGAGAACCACGTCGACTC TTTGAAGCAGCAGGCCAAGATGGCCGAGTACTGTCGCTCCATCTTCGGAGACGCGCTGTTGATCGACCCTCTGGACAAATACcct ctgGAGTCTGGCCTCCCTCTGCCCAGTCCTCAGGAGCTCATGGGGAAAATTCTCATCAAAAACAAGAAATCGCACAAACCACCCAACAACACGGACACCAAGAGACTGACGGACcagccggccaatcagagcatCGAGCCTGCGTCTCCTAGCAACAACACGGGAG AGATGGAGGCTGAGAGTGAGGAAGACGATGATGACGAGGATGATGAGGGTAAAAAG GGCTCGGCCGAGCGCGAGGCGGTGGCTACGGAGGAGATGTCCACTCTGGTAAACTACGTCCAGCCGACCAAGTTCAACTCCTTCGAAGCATCCAAGA aggcagCCCGCTGTTACCACATGTCGTCCTTTGTGGAGACCAAAGCTTTGGAGCATCTCACCAAGTCACCAGTGGAGTTTGTGGA ATATAATAAGACCCAGCTCAGTCGCATTTACCCCAAAGGAACCAGAGTGGACTCGTCAAACTTTATGCCTCAGCTCTTCTGGAACGCTGGGTGTCAGCTGGTGGCGCTCAACTACCAAACCATCG ATTTGTCCACGCAGCTGAACCTCTTCATGTTTGAGTACAACGGGCGCAGCGGCTACAGACTGAAGCCGGAGTTCATGAGACGACCGGACAAACACTTCGACCCGTTCACAGAAAACACGGTGGACGGCATCGTGGCCAACACGCTCTCCGTGAAG GTGATCTCAGGCCAGTTCCTGACGGAGCGGCGGGTGGGGGTGTACGTGGAGGTGGACATGTTCGGACTTCCCGCCGACACCAGGAGGAAGGCGCTGAAGACCAAAACCTCCCAGAACAACAACGCCATCAACCCGGTGTGGGACGAGGAGCCGATCGTCTTCAAGAAG GTGATTCTTCCCACTCTGGCCTCCCTGAGAATCGCTGCTTTTGAAGAAGGAGGAAAGTTTATCGGTCATCGGATTATTCCAGCTTCGGCGATTAGACCAG GTTATCGTTACATCGGCTTGAGGAACGAGAAGAACCAGCCTCTGATCCTACCGGCTGTGTTCGTCTACATCGAAGTCAAAGACTACGTCCCAGACACCTTCGCAG ATGTGATCGAGGCTCTTTCCAACCCCATCCGATACGTCAACCTCCTGGAGCAGAGGTCCAAGCAGCTGGCGGCTCTGAcgctggaggacgaggaggaggacacacagacagag GACGAAGCTGACGCCGGCGCCGAGCGGAAAAACGACTTGAAATCAGCTCCACTGGAGAATGGACTCAGCCCCGCCTCTGGTCCTGCTGGACACCCCCCCGCTGCCATGACGCCCAAAGCCTCGGCAGCCAATCAgcaagcagctccttcag ATGCAGCAAAACCAGCAGCCAAGAGTGAAGACCTGGTTTCCAGTGTTTTGATAG ACGTCCCAGTGTGCAGCGTGGACGGTCTGCAGCAGTCCAAGGTTTATCAGAAGGAGCAGAGACGTCAGTTCaaagagctgaaggagctggtgaGGAGACACCAGAAGAAAACCTCCGAGCTGCTGCGAGAGTTCAGCAACAAGTACAAGAAGACCGCCCGACAGTGCAGCAAGAGCCG GGGTTCGGACAGCGAGAAGGACGAgcgcctgcagcagctgagagacgagcagcagcagcagcttctggcTCTGAGGCAGGAGCAGTACTACAGTCAGAAGTACCTGCAGAGAGAACACATCAAAACG cTGACGGAGCGACTCAGCAGTTTGGCCGAGGAGAGTCACAACGGCCAGATGAAGAAGCTCAAAGACATCTGTGACAA ggAGAAAAAGGAGCTGAAGCGACAGATGGATCGAAGGAGAACAGAGAAGATCAACCAGGCGAAGACCAAAGAGAAACATCTGGCTGAGGA GGAGAAGATGGAGATCAATAAGTCCTACGTCAATGAAGTCGTCCAGAACATTAAGCGG cTGGAGGAGACTCAGACCAAGCGTCACGATCAGCTGGTGGAGCAACACaacgagctgctgcaggagattcAAGACCTGAAGCCAAag ctgcaggGCAACGTGGAGGCCGAGTTCCAGGAGAAGTTCCAGCGTTTGCCGGGAGAGATTCGAGACTTCCTGCAGGACAGGAAgacggaggtcagaggtcacagcaaGTCCCGGCCGTCGACCCCTCACGAGGCCCTGTCAGAGGAAGACTGA
- the napba gene encoding N-ethylmaleimide-sensitive factor attachment protein, beta a isoform X1, whose translation MDNSGKEKEAMQLMAEADKKVKNSGSFLGGMFGGNHKVEDACEMYARAANMFKMAKNWSAAGNAFCQAARLHMQLQNKLDSATSFVDAGNAYKKADPQEAINCLNQAIDIYTDMGRFTIAAKHHITIAEVYESELVDIEKGIAHYEQAADYYKGEESNSSANKCLLKVGHYSAQLEQYPKAIEIYEQVAMNTMDNPLLKYNAKEYFFKASLCHFIVDELNAKLALERYEEMFPAFSDSRELKLLKKLLEAHEEQNCEAFTEAVKDFDSVSRLDQWLTTMLLRIKKTIQGDAGDLK comes from the exons ATGGACAACTCCGGCAAAGAGAAGGAGGCCATGCAGCTGATGGCTGAAGCCGACAAGAAGGTCAAAAATTCCGGATCGTTCCTGGGAGGAATGTTCGG GGGGAACCACAAGGTGGAGGATGCTTGTGAAATGTACGCCAGGGCAGCCAACATGTTTAAGATGGCAAAGAACTGGAGTG ctgcaggcAATGCGTTCTGTCAGGCCGCCCGGCTCCACATGCAGCTCCAGAACAAACTGGACTCTGCCACCAGCTTCGTCGATGCCGGCAACGCCTACAAGAAGGCCGACCCCCAGG AGGCCATCAACTGTTTAAACCAGGCCATTGACATCTACACCGACATG ggtCGTTTCACCATCGCAGCCAAACATCACATCACTATAGCGGAGGTTTATGAATCTGAGCTGGTTGATATTGAAAAG ggaaTTGCCCACTATGAGCAGGCAGCAGATTACTACAAGGGAGAAGAATCTAACAG ctcGGCCAACAAATGTCTCCTGAAGGTCGGACACTACAGCGCTCAGCTGGAGCAGTACCCCAAAGCTATCGAAATCTACGAACAG gttgcTATGAACACCATGGACAATCCTTTGTTGAAGTACAACGCTAAAGAGTATTTCTTCAAGGCCTCGCTGTGTCACTTCATAGTGGACGAACTGAACgccaag TTGGCCCTTGAGAGATACGAGGAGATGTTTCCAGCTTTCTCAGACTCCAGAGAGCTCAAACTGTTAAAG AAACTCCTAGAAGCCCACGAGGAGCAGAACTGCGAGGCGTTCACGGAGGCCGTCAAGGACTTCGACTCGGTGTCTCGTCTGGACCAGTGGCTGACCACCATGCTGCTCCGCATCAAGAAGACCATCCAGGGAGACGCCGGGGACCTGAAATAG
- the napba gene encoding N-ethylmaleimide-sensitive factor attachment protein, beta a isoform X2, with amino-acid sequence MRSVRPPGSTCSSRTNWTLPPASSMPATPTRRPTPRGRFTIAAKHHITIAEVYESELVDIEKGIAHYEQAADYYKGEESNSSANKCLLKVGHYSAQLEQYPKAIEIYEQVAMNTMDNPLLKYNAKEYFFKASLCHFIVDELNAKLALERYEEMFPAFSDSRELKLLKKLLEAHEEQNCEAFTEAVKDFDSVSRLDQWLTTMLLRIKKTIQGDAGDLK; translated from the exons ATGCGTTCTGTCAGGCCGCCCGGCTCCACATGCAGCTCCAGAACAAACTGGACTCTGCCACCAGCTTCGTCGATGCCGGCAACGCCTACAAGAAGGCCGACCCCCAGG ggtCGTTTCACCATCGCAGCCAAACATCACATCACTATAGCGGAGGTTTATGAATCTGAGCTGGTTGATATTGAAAAG ggaaTTGCCCACTATGAGCAGGCAGCAGATTACTACAAGGGAGAAGAATCTAACAG ctcGGCCAACAAATGTCTCCTGAAGGTCGGACACTACAGCGCTCAGCTGGAGCAGTACCCCAAAGCTATCGAAATCTACGAACAG gttgcTATGAACACCATGGACAATCCTTTGTTGAAGTACAACGCTAAAGAGTATTTCTTCAAGGCCTCGCTGTGTCACTTCATAGTGGACGAACTGAACgccaag TTGGCCCTTGAGAGATACGAGGAGATGTTTCCAGCTTTCTCAGACTCCAGAGAGCTCAAACTGTTAAAG AAACTCCTAGAAGCCCACGAGGAGCAGAACTGCGAGGCGTTCACGGAGGCCGTCAAGGACTTCGACTCGGTGTCTCGTCTGGACCAGTGGCTGACCACCATGCTGCTCCGCATCAAGAAGACCATCCAGGGAGACGCCGGGGACCTGAAATAG
- the LOC133966169 gene encoding uncharacterized protein LOC133966169 isoform X2 yields the protein MSAFKSLVVWILIMWTFTTADDEVSCVLEESCILPCSFQPGTDPVIYWTQVKPGNTHVHSYNSDRDQFARQGERFRGRTSLFTDQISRGNASIRLTGLKLQDLGRYECYTNTITGVHEESFINLRADAPVRHVDIEQVEDSFTCRSEGIYPEPQLTWSTRPPSNFTLQSQTTVKETEQQLYEISSTLTLSDRDTVLICSISTRHGRRSAVWYQPTPVLVSPFKTTTIHCTAPNTKPPTHWVWKFNHRQIIVNRTGADGLHSVSEQWRQQVEDVSASGSLTLHHLSSDHQGTFTCELSSEEETHFINSYVTIDKDDEVSCVLEESCILPCSFQPGPDPVIYWTQVKPGNTHVHSYNSDRDQFVHQGEHFRGRTSLFTDQISRGNASIRLTGLQLQDQGRYECYTSTITGVREVSIINLRAAAPVRHVDIEQVEDSFTCRSEGIYPEPQLTWSTRPPSNLTLQSQTTVKETEQQLYEINSTLTLSDRDTVLICSISTRHGRRSAVWYQPTPVRVSPFKTTTIHCTAPNTKPLTHCVWKFNRRQIIVNQTGVDGLHSVSEQWRQQVEDVSASGSLTLHHLSSDHQGTFTCELSSEEETHFINSYVTIDKGSVAAVVVGVLVVCVALGTGAGFYYFRRLKILQRTHLKLNGYELCETHWEDVASALMSDPSHLTELDLSDNELQESGVKELLDLQKSSTCRLETLRWGDVSYWS from the exons atgtcTGCGTTCAAGTCTCTGGTTGTGtggatcctcatcatgtggACTTTCACCACAGCAG ATGATGAGGTCTCCTGTGTTTTAGAGGAGAGCTGCATCTTACCCTGCAGTTTTCAACCTGGTACAGACCCAGTCATTTACTGGACGCAGGTGAAACCAGGAAACACTCATGTCCACTCCTACAACAGTGACAGAGACCAGTTTGCACGGCAGGGCGAGCGCTTCAGAGGCCGGACATCGCTGTTCACAGATCAGATCTCCAGAGGAAACGCCTCGATCAGGCTGACGGGGCTGAAGCTTCAGGACCTGGGCAGATACGAGTGCTACACCAACACCATCACTGGAGTCCACGAGGAGTCATTTATCAACCTGAGAGCAGATG CTCCGGTGCGTCACGTGGACATtgagcaggtggaggacagcTTCACCTGCCGCTCAGAGGGGATCTACCCCGAGCCGCAGCTCACCTGGTCCACCAGGCCTCCGTCCAACTTCACCCTTCAGAGCCAAACCACAGTGAAGGAGACGGAGCAGCAGCTCTATGAGATCAGCAGCACACTGACACtgtcagacagagacactgttctgatctgcagcatcagcactCGCCATGGCAGGAGGAGCGCAGTGTGGTATCAACCCA CTCCTGTCCTTGTGTCaccatttaaaacaacaacaatccacTGCACTGCTCCAAACACCAAACCCCCGACACACTGGGTGTGGAAATTCAACCACAGGCAGATCATTGTGAACCGGACCGGGGCCGACGGCCTCCACAGCGTCTCagagcagtggaggcagcaggtggaggatgtgTCAGCGTCAGGCAGCCTCACGCTGCACCACTTATCTTCAGATCACCAGGGAACGTTCACCTGTGAACTCAGTAGTGAAGAGGAGACGCACTTCATCAACAGCTACGTGACGATAGACAAAG ATGATGAGGTCTCCTGTGTTTTAGAGGAGAGCTGCATCTTACCCTGCAGTTTTCAACCTGGTCCAGACCCAGTCATTTACTGGACGCAGGTGAAACCAGGAAACACTCATGTCCACTCCTACAACAGTGACAGAGACCAGTTTGTACACCAGGGTGAGCACTTCAGAGGCCGGACATCGCTGTTCACAGATCAGATCTCCAGAGGAAACGCCTCGATCAGGCTGACGgggctgcagcttcaggaccaGGGCAGATACGAGTGCTACACCAGCACCATCACTGGAGTCAGGGAGGTGTCAATTATCAACCTGAGAGCAGCTG CTCCGGTGCGTCACGTGGACATtgagcaggtggaggacagcTTCACCTGCCGCTCAGAGGGGATCTACCCCGAGCCGCAGCTCACCTGGTCCACCAGGCCTCCGTCCAACTTGACCCTTCAGAGCCAAACCACAGTGAAGGAGACGGAGCAGCAGCTCTATGAGATCAACAGCACACTGACACtgtcagacagagacactgttctgatctgcagcatcagcactCGCCATGGCAGGAGGAGCGCGGTGTGGTATCAACCCA ctccCGTCCGTGTGTCaccatttaaaaccacaacaatcCACTGCACTGCTCCAAACACCAAACCCCTGACACATTGCGTGTGGAAATTCAACCGCAGGCAGATCATTGTGAACCAGACCGGGGTCGACGGCCTCCACAGCGTCTCagagcagtggaggcagcaggtggaggatgtgTCAGCGTCAGGCAGCCTCACACTGCACCACTTATCTTCAGATCACCAGGGAACATTCACCTGTGAACTCAGTAGTGAAGAGGAGACGCACTTCATCAACAGCTACGTGACGATAGACAAAG GTTCAGTTGCAGCAGTTGTGGTCGGAGTacttgttgtgtgtgtagcATTAGGAACTGGAGCAGGATTCTACTACTTTAGAAGACTAAAG ATTCTTCAGAGGACACATTTAAA actcaATGGTTATGAACTCTGTGAGACTCACTGGGAAGACGTGGCATCAGCTCTGAtgtcagacccctcacatctgacagaactggatctgagtgacAACGAGCTGCAGGaatcaggagtgaaggagctgcttgatctacAGAAGAGttcaacctgtcgactggagactctgag gtgggGGGACGTGTCTTATTGGAGCTGa